The genome window CGCAGTCGCACGCGACAATACCCTGTGTCAACAGAGCGGCTCCACTGGAACCCAGAGGTACTCCTCCAGCTCGATGCAGAATTAGCAGAGATAGAGACAGAACTGAGGCCCGCCGTGATGTCCGCTTGCTTCGCTGTTATTGATACGTACGGCTAACAGCGAGTACTCACCAGATCCTACTTCACCCGCTCGGGATTTGCGGCGACGAAGTTGGCCCAGGACTTGAACTGGCCCGTCGGCCCGGCCTCGACGCGGCGGGCGTGGCAGAGGGCGACGGCGAGGGCGTCGGAGGCGTCGAGGCCGCGGTCTTCGGTCAGGTCGAGCTGGGCGCGGAGCATGAACCAGACCTGCTCCTTCGCCGCGTTGCCGTTGCCGACGACGGCCTTCTTGATCTCGCGCGGGGCGTACTGCGTGACCTGCACCTCGCGGTCGAGCGCGGCCTTCATCACGAACCCCTGCACCTGCCCGAGCTTGAGCATCGCCTGCGCGTTTTTCCCCATGAACGGCATCTCAATCGCGAGTTCGTCCGGCGTGTGCCGCTCGATGAGCGCGTCGACGGCCTCGCCGATCCGCTGGAGCCGCACCATCAGGTCCAGCTTGGCCGGCGGGTCGACCGTCCCGTAGTCGACGACCGTCTCGCGCGTACCCTCGGCAGCGAGCACGCCGAAGCCCGTGTGCCGCGTGCCGGGGTCGATGCCGAGGATGATCATGGGAGCGACGCGCGTTGAACGACGAGCGACGAGGGTTTGCTTGGCAGGAGGAACTAGCTGTTCGTCACTCGTAGTTCGTCATTCGTAGTTCCTCTACGGCGTCGTCTATCTCCAGCGTCGTGAACACGTCCTGCACGTCCTGGAGTTCTTCGAGGGCGTCGACGAGGCGGAGGACTTTGGCGGTGTCGTCCGGCGGGAGGCTCGTGGTGGTCGTCGGGAGGCGGACGAGGCCAGCCTCGGCGGGTTCGATGCCGGCGGCTTCGACCGCGCTCTGGACGGCGGCGAAGGCCTCCATCGGGGTCGTGACGACGAAGCGGCCGTCCTCCTGCCCTAGATCTTCGGCTCCGGCTTCGGCGACGAGGAGGAAGAGGTCGTCCTCGTCCTGCCCCTCGGCGTCGATCTCGATCTGCCCCTTGCGCTCGAAGAGGTAGGCGACTGAGCCGGAGGTGCCGAGGTTACCGCCGTGCTTGGTGAAGGCGTGGCGCACGTCGGCGACGGTACGGTTGGTGTTGTCGGTCAGGCACTCGACGAAGAGGGCGACGCCGCCGGGGCCGTAGCCCTCGTAGCTCATCTCTTCGTAGTCCGCGCCCTCGATCTCGCCCGTGCCGCGCTTGATGGCGCGCTCGATGTTGTCCTTGGGCATGTTCTCGGCCTTCGCCTTCTCGATCGAGAGTGCGAGCCGGGGGTTCATGTTCGGGTCGCCGCCGCCCTCGCGGGCGGCGATCATCATGTCGCGCGTGATACGCGCCCAGATTTTGGAGCGCCGCGCGTCGGCGACGCCTTTCTTGCGCTTGACCTTCGACCACTTGTTGTGTCCTGCCATCGTTCCGGTTCGGTGTCTGTTCGGCACGGTGTGAAGTACGTGCCGGAATATACCCTCGGGCCCGGCGTACCGGCCCTTTCCGAACTTGGCCCCAGAACGAACGTTGAAAAGCGCAAGTACCACCTCTTGGCCGCCCGCCGTTTGTTGCATGATACTGTGATGCGCGTGCCGGCCGTCTCTCTTTTCCCCCTGTCCATGCTCTCCCGCTCCGTGCTCGTCCTCGCGCTGACCCTCGCCGTGACCGCGTGCAGCGGGCTCGACTCCGTGGTGACCGACCTCGCCTACGACCAGGGCCCGGGGGACGGACCGGTCCAGTACGTGATCCACGTCAGCGTGGACGGCCTCCGTCCGGACGCGGTCACGCGCCAGCTCGGCTCGCTCCCAGCGTTCAGCCGGCTCCGAGCGCAGGGGGCGTTCACCGACAACGCCCGCACCGACGCCACCTTCAGCAACACGCTCCCCAACCACACCGCCCAACTCACAGGGCGCGGGGTCAGCGGCCCGGACGGGCACGGGTGGACGACCAACACACTCCCCGCACCGACCGCCACGCTCCACTCCAACCGCGGCGCCTACGTCGCCAGCGCCTTCGACGTGGCGCACGACCACGGGCTGCGGACCGGCCTCTACGCGAGCAAGCCGAAATTCGTGCTCTACGAGCGGAGCTACGGAGCCGAGCACGGTGCCCCCGACACGACCGGGCCCGACGACGGCCGCGCCAAGATCGACACCTTCGTCGTCGACCCGGACACGAAGGACCTCGTGGCGCGGTTCGTGGCCGGCATGCAGGCCGAGCCGCTCCACTACGCGTTCGTCCACCTCCGCGACCCCGACGCGGCCGGCCACCTCTGGGGCTGGCGGCTGTGGGGCTGGCACCCGTACATGAAGGCCGTCCGCTACGCCGACGGCCACATCGGCACCATCCTCGATGCGGTCTTGGCTGACCCGCGCCTCGCCGGCCGCACCGCGGTCATCGTCACCTCGGACCACGGTGGGAGCGGGCACTCCCACCTCAAAGACAATCCCGAGCACTACACGGTGCCCTTCTACGTCTGGGGCCCTGGCGTCCCGGCCGGCGACCTCTACGACCTCAACCCCGAGACGCGCGAAGACCCCGGCGAAGACCGCCCCGGCTTCGGAGCCGAGGTCCAGCCCATCCGCAACGGGGCCGTCGCCAACCTCGCCCTGGGCCTCCTCGGCCTGCCGCCCGTCCCCGGCTCGACAATCAACACCGAGCGCAAGCTGCGGGTGCGGCCCGTCCCCGAACCTGCCGCGGGGACGGCACCGGGCAGCGCAGCGCCTGCACTGGGCTCGCCCGCTGCGTCCGGTTCGGACTACTGATCCGCCTCGCTGAGCGTGCGGACGTGGCGGAGCACGCGGAGGTGGATGCGGTGCAGGATGGCGTCGGACCAGAGCTGCCAGTAGGCGTTGGGCCAGACGTGGTGGCGGTACCACGTCGTGCCTTCGAGCCGGGTGCCGCCGCCCGGCAGCGGGATCAGCAGGAACTGCCCGCGCTCGGAGACGAAGTAGCCGTTCAGGTGGTGCGGCTCGACGTGCTCGTAGAAGCCCCACTCCCGCATCGGCTGCGGCTGCGCCTCGACGGTGAACGCGAGCCGGCGGCCAGGCTCCCAGACCGTCACCGGCTCGACGAACGCGCCCGTCGTGAACTCACACCGGCGCACGGCCCCGACGCCGGTCCCCTCGATCGTCGCTCGGATAGGGTAGGCGATGCCGGTCTTGAAGAGCCAATCCTCCGGCGGCGGCAGCTCGGCGAAGGCGACGACGTGCTCCCACACCGTCTCCGGCGAGGCCGCGATCTCGACGCTCGTCCGCACCGGGATGAGCGGCGGCGTCTCGGGCCCCGCGACCTCGACCCCGATCAGCAGCGGCACCACCACGCTCACGGCCAGGACCGTCGGCGGCGCGGCGCGCGTGCCGTGCCGCTGCTGGAGCGCGTACCCAAACGCCCCGCCGATGGCTGCGATCGTGATGCCGAGCGGGGCCGCCATGAGGAGGCAGATCGCCCCCTCGGCGCCGAGGGCGGCCAGCCCGAGGGCCAGCAGCACCGCCGAGAGCGTGGCTACGCCGACGCATTCCCCGATGGTCCGCGGGCTGTGCACGCTGTAGAGCAGCGCCGCGACTAGCCCGAGCGCGAACGGGATCCCCACGAACAGGCTCCACCCGTAGGAGGCGAAGACGTGCGCGGTGACGTAGGCCCCGAGCAGCCCGGCCGGAAGCGTGAGCCCCAGACTCATCGCCGCGCTGCCGAGCTTGCTCTCCGGGACGAGCCGCTCCAGCAGCGCCCGGCCGCCGGTCTCGCGCGCCCGGCCGACCTCGCCGGAGGGCACCGCCGAGAGCACGGCGAAGAAGATGAGGTTCAACAGTGGCACGAAGAACAGCACCACGAGCGTCCCCGGCACCCCGATGGCACGCAGCCGCCTGAGCGTCAGCGCCGTCCCGATCCAGATGAACGGCACCGCGAGCGCGACGAGCGCCGCGCAGTAGGCCACGTCCGAGACCGAGAGCGTCGTGATCCGGCCCACGCCCGTCACGTCGAGGTACGACAGCGGCGAGAAGGACCGTCTGAAGATGCCTTCGCTGACGAGGCGGTCGAGGTTGTACTTGACCAGGAGCAGGACCGTGCCGGCGACGGCGTAGTCCCGCCGTCCGACCGTCCCCCGCCAACTCAGCGCATCGAGCAGTTTCATAGCCGTCCTTGTTGCTCCAGGTTCGCGCGAAGGGTACCCGTTGCAGCTCTCGGCATGCAACCCCCGTCAGTCGTCCAATTCAAAATCGACGTGGTAGTGCTCGTCGTGGCGGACCCAGGAGCGGCGCTCGGAGACTTGCAACCGTCTCACCTCCGGCACCGCTGCAACGAGGTCTGGCTGAAGCTGCGGGTCGAAAATGACGCGGCGGATGCGCAGCCCATTCGCCTGCGCGGATTGTTCGAGCGCGAGCAGGTGCAGCCCGAGCGCTTCGTAGTCGATGCGCAGATCGCCGAGCTGGCCCTCGGCGTCGAACTCGTGGCGGTAGCCCCAGAGGTTGAAGACAGAAGTCGGCAGCGGCACGCTGCGCCCGGCTTCGTTCACGGCGGGCGTCATGAAATCCACCGATAGCCCGTTGCGGTGGGTCTTGTGCGGGCGAAAGGGACCGCCCGCTGGCCAGCCGGTTTCGCCGTACACGAACTGGAGCGGTGCCGTCTCCGAGTCAGCACTGAGGTCACTGTAGGCCTCGAGCATGGCATCCCGAACGCGCCCGTGCACAGCGTTCCGGCCGATCAGCGCGCCGAGGCGCGAGTACGTGCGGAAGTTATCGCCCGCCGAGGGGAGTCGCTTGCCGTGCTCCAGCCAACCGTCCGCTGTCGTGCCGTGACTCACACTCGGAGCGTCCGACTCGAACACTCGGGCGAGATCGTTGCCAAGCCAAACAATACTCCACAGACCGAGCAGCGCCACGCCGATTCGCACACCCCACTGCTTCACGTCACCGCCCCCCGCGCGTCCACCGCCCACCGCGCGACGACCTGCTCGCCGTCGACCACGACGAGTTCGTCTTGGGTGTTGACGACGACGCAGGCGTGGTTCGGGACAACGCGGACGCGGTCGCCGACGTCGAGCGTGGCGGCACCGGGGACGCGGACCCAGCCGTGCTCCTCGGAGAGCGCGAAGAGGTCGGCGTGGGGGAGCGGGCGCATGCGGTCGGGGTCGTAGAGGAGGACGCCGTAGCCCTCGGTGCCGTAGCCGGTGTCGCTCGTGAGGACCTTCTTGCCCGCGTCGAGGAAGAGGTGCGAGCCGCCGCGCTCGTCGGGCTGCTTCGAGACAACCGTGGCGTAGACCGTGAGCGCGCAGTCGCCGAGCTTGGCCGCGCCGAGGGCGACCTGCTCTTGGTCGTGGAAGGCGTAGTTGCCGGGGCGGATCTCGGTGATCCGAAACGGGACCCCGCCAGCCGATGTGGCCTCGGCGTTCTCGAAGACGCTCATCGTCGGGGTCGAGCCGACGGACAGCTCGGCATCGGGGTCGAGGAGGCCGGCCTCGTGGAGGCGCACGGCGAGGGCGAGGAGGCGGTCGCGCTCCTCGGTCATCGTGCGGACGAGCGCGGCGTGCTTGGTCTCGCCCTCGGCCGGGCCGACATACCCCTGCCCGCCGTGCGTGAGGAGGCCGGCGAGCCTCAGTCCGGGCAGGTCGCGGACGGCGCGGGCGAGGTCCGGCGCGTCGGGGTTGTCCCACGCAACGCCGCAGCGCCCGTGCCCCGTGTCGACCTCGGTCAGCACCTCGGCCTCGGCCCCGCGCTCGGCGAAAAACGCGGACGCCGCCCGCGAGCCCTCGACCGTGTCGAGGCAGAACGAGACCCGGACGCCGCGCGCCATCAGCCGGTGCAGCCGCGCCCACTTGGCGGTGCCGAAGACGCAGTACGCGAGCCGGATGTCGTCGAACCCGGCTTCGGCGAAGACCTCGGCCTCGCCGGGCTTCGCGACGGTCACGCCGCGCGCCCCGCCCTCGACCTGCCGCCGCGCAAGGGCGACCGACTTGTGGGTCTTGAGGTGGGGCCGGAGCGCGACGCCCTGCGCCTCGGCCCGCGCCTGCATCCGGCGGAGGTTGGCGCTGAGGCGGCGCTGCTCCACGAGCAGGCACGGCGTGTCGAGGTCGGCGAGGATCATGCGGCGCGGGGCAAGGCGAGGCGGGAAGCTACGCCTCAGCGCCGTCCCGTCCTATCCGGCCAGGGCCTGCGCGGACGCGCCGAGCGGGCGGACCTGGGCGATCTGCTCGGCCAGCTCTTCGCGGCGGACCGGCTTGGTGAGGTAGCCGTCGGCCCCGGCCTCCAGGCAGTCTTCG of Bacteroidota bacterium contains these proteins:
- the ruvC gene encoding crossover junction endodeoxyribonuclease RuvC, coding for MIILGIDPGTRHTGFGVLAAEGTRETVVDYGTVDPPAKLDLMVRLQRIGEAVDALIERHTPDELAIEMPFMGKNAQAMLKLGQVQGFVMKAALDREVQVTQYAPREIKKAVVGNGNAAKEQVWFMLRAQLDLTEDRGLDASDALAVALCHARRVEAGPTGQFKSWANFVAANPERVK
- a CDS encoding penicillin-insensitive murein endopeptidase, which produces MALLGLWSIVWLGNDLARVFESDAPSVSHGTTADGWLEHGKRLPSAGDNFRTYSRLGALIGRNAVHGRVRDAMLEAYSDLSADSETAPLQFVYGETGWPAGGPFRPHKTHRNGLSVDFMTPAVNEAGRSVPLPTSVFNLWGYRHEFDAEGQLGDLRIDYEALGLHLLALEQSAQANGLRIRRVIFDPQLQPDLVAAVPEVRRLQVSERRSWVRHDEHYHVDFELDD
- a CDS encoding SRPBCC family protein; translated protein: MKLLDALSWRGTVGRRDYAVAGTVLLLVKYNLDRLVSEGIFRRSFSPLSYLDVTGVGRITTLSVSDVAYCAALVALAVPFIWIGTALTLRRLRAIGVPGTLVVLFFVPLLNLIFFAVLSAVPSGEVGRARETGGRALLERLVPESKLGSAAMSLGLTLPAGLLGAYVTAHVFASYGWSLFVGIPFALGLVAALLYSVHSPRTIGECVGVATLSAVLLALGLAALGAEGAICLLMAAPLGITIAAIGGAFGYALQQRHGTRAAPPTVLAVSVVVPLLIGVEVAGPETPPLIPVRTSVEIAASPETVWEHVVAFAELPPPEDWLFKTGIAYPIRATIEGTGVGAVRRCEFTTGAFVEPVTVWEPGRRLAFTVEAQPQPMREWGFYEHVEPHHLNGYFVSERGQFLLIPLPGGGTRLEGTTWYRHHVWPNAYWQLWSDAILHRIHLRVLRHVRTLSEADQ
- a CDS encoding YebC/PmpR family DNA-binding transcriptional regulator; the encoded protein is MAGHNKWSKVKRKKGVADARRSKIWARITRDMMIAAREGGGDPNMNPRLALSIEKAKAENMPKDNIERAIKRGTGEIEGADYEEMSYEGYGPGGVALFVECLTDNTNRTVADVRHAFTKHGGNLGTSGSVAYLFERKGQIEIDAEGQDEDDLFLLVAEAGAEDLGQEDGRFVVTTPMEAFAAVQSAVEAAGIEPAEAGLVRLPTTTTSLPPDDTAKVLRLVDALEELQDVQDVFTTLEIDDAVEELRMTNYE
- a CDS encoding alkaline phosphatase family protein, whose protein sequence is MLSRSVLVLALTLAVTACSGLDSVVTDLAYDQGPGDGPVQYVIHVSVDGLRPDAVTRQLGSLPAFSRLRAQGAFTDNARTDATFSNTLPNHTAQLTGRGVSGPDGHGWTTNTLPAPTATLHSNRGAYVASAFDVAHDHGLRTGLYASKPKFVLYERSYGAEHGAPDTTGPDDGRAKIDTFVVDPDTKDLVARFVAGMQAEPLHYAFVHLRDPDAAGHLWGWRLWGWHPYMKAVRYADGHIGTILDAVLADPRLAGRTAVIVTSDHGGSGHSHLKDNPEHYTVPFYVWGPGVPAGDLYDLNPETREDPGEDRPGFGAEVQPIRNGAVANLALGLLGLPPVPGSTINTERKLRVRPVPEPAAGTAPGSAAPALGSPAASGSDY
- a CDS encoding alanine racemase; translated protein: MILADLDTPCLLVEQRRLSANLRRMQARAEAQGVALRPHLKTHKSVALARRQVEGGARGVTVAKPGEAEVFAEAGFDDIRLAYCVFGTAKWARLHRLMARGVRVSFCLDTVEGSRAASAFFAERGAEAEVLTEVDTGHGRCGVAWDNPDAPDLARAVRDLPGLRLAGLLTHGGQGYVGPAEGETKHAALVRTMTEERDRLLALAVRLHEAGLLDPDAELSVGSTPTMSVFENAEATSAGGVPFRITEIRPGNYAFHDQEQVALGAAKLGDCALTVYATVVSKQPDERGGSHLFLDAGKKVLTSDTGYGTEGYGVLLYDPDRMRPLPHADLFALSEEHGWVRVPGAATLDVGDRVRVVPNHACVVVNTQDELVVVDGEQVVARWAVDARGAVT